Proteins encoded together in one Falco peregrinus isolate bFalPer1 chromosome 2, bFalPer1.pri, whole genome shotgun sequence window:
- the SMTNL2 gene encoding smoothelin-like protein 2, whose translation MAGEVEGRRSPEAQSVCEALGRYEDALRGAVREIHVDMQVFKQGVGRQVEEVLRLASPLADTVSELQQENRRLRAQLERLARQVEALGRSAGLPQEWVDEAAGSPPAAGPGSPGQGPTGGRFSNRTKLAVAGRSQSVDLDDRHKPEFRRVFSSSIIENGHQSSSGQAKVYHELTSLHASDSSPEAHAPAVTLQMPHLPVTAVTRTSEKFSGENTCSTGTTNASAGLLGQSKSKNVMAVKTSNQSVKTWNSSTMRTMGSSATGENATSVTKSVSTVSYGMSSGTKMSESATDSHCDVTPSSHSSPPTVHRRVERRRELVRSQTLPRTTGTLARKALLEKFEQDGGKGKGESRPKLKRSQSFGVASASSIKQILLDWCRSKTIGYKHIDLQNFSSSWNDGMAFCALVHSFFPEAFDYNKLDPANRKQNFELAFTMAEKMAHCDRLIEVDDMMVMGHKPDPMCVFTYVQSLYNHLRCFE comes from the exons ATGGCCGGCGAGGTCGAGGGCCGGCGCAGCCCGGAGGCGCAGAGCGTCTGCGAGGCGCTGGGGCGCTACGAGGACGCGCTGCGGGGCGCCGTGCGGGAGATCCACGTGGACATGCAGGTGTTCAAGCAGGGGGTGGGCCGGCAGGTGGAGGAGGTGCTGCGCCTCGCCAGTCCCCTGGCGGACACCgtctctgagctgcagcaggagaaccGGCGCCTGCGGGCGCAGCTGGAGCGCCTGGCTCGGCAGGTGGAGGCCCTCGGCCGCTCGGCGGGGTTGCCGCAGGAGTGGGTGGACGAGGCGGCGGGGAGCCCCCCAGCCGCGGGGCCCGGCTCCCCGGGGCAGGGTCCCACCGGCGGCAGGTTCTCCAACCGTACCAAGCTAGCGGTCGCTGGCCGGAGCCAA AGCGTAGACCTGGATGACCGCCACAAACCTGAGTTTAGAAGAGTTTTTAGTTCTTCCATCATTGAAAATGGGCATCAGTCTTCATCAG GTCAGGCAAAAGTCTACCATGAACTGACCTCTCTTCATGCGTCAGACTCTTCTCCTGAAGCTCATGCCCCTGCAGTCACCTTACAGATGCCACACCTTCCTGTTACTGCAGTAACCAGGACATCAGAGAAGTTTTCAGGAGAGAACACCTGTTCAACAGGAACAACTAATGCATCTGCTGGCCTGCTGGGACAAAGCAAGAGCAAAAATGTGATGGCAGTGAAAACTTCCAACCAGTCAG tgaAGACCTGGAATTCAAGTACGATGAGAACAATGGGTTCATCTGCCACTGGAG AGAATGCCACTTCTGTCACTAAGTCTGTCTCAACTGTGAGCTATGGAATGAGTAGTGGAACCAAAATGAGTGAAAG TGCCACTGACAGTCACTGTGATGTGACCCCCAGCTCTCACTCCTCTCCTCCCACTGTACATCGCCGAGTTGAAAGGAGGCGAGAACTGGTGCGGTCTCAGACGCTCCCACGGACTACAGGAACACTGGCCAGGAAGGCACTTCTTGAGAAATTCGAACAGGATGGTGGGAA aggaaaaggagaatcCAGACCTAAGCTGAAGAGGTCGCAGAGTTTCGGGGTTGCCAGCGCTAGCAGCATTAAACAAATTCTGTTAGACTGGTGTCGCTCAAAAACCATAGGATACAAG CACATTGATCTCCAGAACTTCTCCTCAAGCTGGAATGATGGGATGGCATTCTGTGCTCTTGtgcattctttctttcctgaggCTTTTGATTATAATAAGCTCGACCCAGCTAATCGCAAGCAGAACTTTGAGCTGGCCTTCACCATGGCTGA GAAAATGGCTCACTGCGACCGTCTGATAGAAGTGGATGATATGATGGTGATGGGTCACAAGCCAGATCCCATGTGTGTCTTTACCTATGTCCAGTCTCTATACAATCATCTGCGATGCTTTGAATAA